The following coding sequences lie in one Arabidopsis thaliana chromosome 3, partial sequence genomic window:
- a CDS encoding Carbohydrate-binding-like fold (Carbohydrate-binding-like fold; FUNCTIONS IN: carbohydrate binding; LOCATED IN: endoplasmic reticulum, plasma membrane, plant-type cell wall; EXPRESSED IN: 25 plant structures; EXPRESSED DURING: 13 growth stages; CONTAINS InterPro DOMAIN/s: Carbohydrate-binding-like fold (InterPro:IPR013784); Has 321 Blast hits to 256 proteins in 98 species: Archae - 6; Bacteria - 117; Metazoa - 138; Fungi - 0; Plants - 33; Viruses - 0; Other Eukaryotes - 27 (source: NCBI BLink).), producing MAASRKICHSLIVFLIAISTVYGVSADSIKGCGGFVEASSSLVRSRKGSDGKLDFSHITVELQTVDGLVKDSTQCAPNGYYFIPVYDKGSFILKINGPDGWSWNPDKVTVVVDDSSCNNNDDINFHFTGFTLSGKVLGAVGGESCLIKNGGPADVNVELLSSDGSEDPVASVLTSSDGSYLFKNIIPGTYNIRASHPELQVEVRGSTEVELGFANGMVDDIFFVLGYDLKGSVVAQGNPILGVHIYLHSDDVSMVDCPQGSGDAAGERKSLCHAVSDAEGIFSFKSIPCGKYELVPHYKGENTVFDVSPPVMPVSVEHQHVTVPQKFQVTGFSIGGRVVDGNSVGVEGVKILVDGSLRSVTDKEGYYKLDQPAKLVVTQPLLVNFLRLLESRVKNMARFLKVTSNQYTIDAVKEHYKFDKLKKFMVLPNMASLPDINAVSYDICGVVRMFGSRHKAKVALTHGPTNVKPQMKLTDETGAFCFEVPPGEYRLSALAATPKGASELLFLPAYVDVAVKSPLLNIEFSQARVNVHGSVTCKEKCGPSVSVVLVGAAGDRDKKTVVLTDESSQFLFSDILPGKYRVEVKSISPEAASDEDSWCWDRSSIDVNVGTEDIKGIEFVQKGYWINIISTHEVDARIAHPDGSPTSLKIKKGSQKICIESPGGHELQLSDSCMSFGSNSIKIDVSNPQPIHLKAEKYLLKGLINVESSSTIESELQENFIVDIQDKKGNVINTIAAKLASDGSGVYEYYTWASLGEKISFVPQDSRGNVEKKMLFYPKEIHAVVSKDGCQASVSPFTGRLGLYIQGSVSPPLPGVNIKIFAAKDSLISSLKKGEIAIETSTLSAGSFVAGPLYDDIPYATEASKPGYHIKRLGPYSFSCQKLGQISVRVNSKDNAETSIPPLLLSLSGDHGYRNNSISGAGGLFVFDSLFPGNFYLRPLLKEYSFKPSTLAIELNSGESSEAVFEATRVAYSAMGRVALLSGQPQEGVAIEARSDSKGYYEETTSDINGNYRLRGLHPDTAYVIKVSKKIGSANNQIERASPESVSLQIGYEDINGLDFLVFEQPETTILTCHVEGKQNEDLNSNLLVEIKSAIDKSKIENVFPLPLSNFFQVKGLPKGKHLVQLKSSRPLISHKVESEIIEVDFETNAQIHIGPLRYSIVADHQSQEVTPAAILPLVIGVSAIALFLSIPRLKDIYQATVGISSPGFTTSAKREPRKAVARKKTF from the exons ATGGCGGCCAGTAGGAAGATTTGTCATTCTCTGATCGTTTTCCTCATAGCGATTTCTACAGTCTACGGTGTTTCCGCGGATTCGATAAAAGGCTGCGGTGGTTTTGTCGAG GCGAGTTCGTCTTTGGTCAGGTCTCGGAAAGGATCCGATGGGAAACTGGATTTTTCTCATATCACA GTTGAGCTTCAAACAGTAGATGGATTGGTAAAAGACAGTACACAGTGTGCCCCAAATGGTTACTATTTCATCCCAGTATATGACAAG GGCTCATTCATTCTCAAGATAAATGGACCTGACGGATGGTCATGGAATCCAGATAAG GtaactgttgttgttgacgACTCTAGTTGCAACAACAATGATGATATTAACTTCCACTTCACGGG TTTTACATTATCCGGTAAAGTCTTGGGAGCTGTTGGTGGGGAGAGTTGTCTGATTAAGAATGGAGGCCCAGCAGATGTCAATGTTGAATTGTTGTCTTCTGATGGATCAGAAGATCCTGTCGCTTCTGTTCTCACATCGTCAGATGGGAGCTACTTATTCAAGAATATTATTCCAG GAACATACAATATCCGTGCATCCCATCCAGAGCTGCAAGTTGAAGTTCGCGGTTCAACAGAG GTGGAACTTGGATTTGCAAATGGCATGGTTGATGACATATTCTTCGTCCTTGGTTATGATCTTAAGGGGTCGGTTGTTGCTCAG GGGAATCCAATCCTGGGTGTCCATATATATTTGCATTCAGATGATGTTTCCATGGTAGATTGTCCCCAAGGATCTGGTGACGCTGCTGGAGAAAGGAAATCTCTTTGCCATGCTGTATCCGATGCAGAAGGAATTTTCAGTTTCAAGTCCATCCCTTGTG GAAAATACGAATTGGTGCCGCATTATAAGGGTGAGAATACGGTCTTTGATGTTTCACCTCCTGTTATGCCTGTATCTGTAGAGCATCAACATGTCACTGTTCCCCAAAAATTTCAG GTAACAGGATTCTCCATTGGGGGTCGCGTAGTTGACGGTAATTCAGTGGGAGTTGAGGGCGTTAAAATCTTAGTAGATGGTAGTCTAAGATCTGTCACAGACAAGGAAGGCTATTACAAGCTTGACCAG CCTGCTAAATTGGTTGTTACTCAACCTCTCCTAGTGAATTTTTTGAGGCTTCTAGAGTCTAGAGTAAAGAATATGGCTAGATTTCTGAAG GTTACCTCAAACCAGTATACAATTGATGCAGTCAAGGAGCATTACAAGTTCGACAAACTGAAGAAGTTCATG GTTTTACCAAATATGGCTTCACTTCCAGACATCAATGCTGTATCCTATGATATCTGTGGTGTGGTGCGAATGTTTGGTTCTCGTCACAAAGCAAAG GTAGCTTTGACTCATGGACCCACAAATGTCAAACCACAAATGAAGCTAACAGATGAGACCGGAGCTTTCTGCTTTGAG GTTCCACCAGGCGAATATAGGCTGTCTGCTTTGGCTGCTACACCAAAGGGTGCTTCTGAGCTTCTGTTTTTGCCAGCTTATGTTGATGTTGCCGTTAAAAGTCCTTTGTTGAACATAGAATTCTCTCAG GCCAGAGTCAATGTGCATGGTTCTGTTACTTGCAAGGAGAAATGTGGTCCTTCTGTCTCAGTGGTGCTTGTGGGAGCTGCTGGTGATCGTGACAAGAAGACAGTTGTTTTAACCGACGAGAGCAGtcaatttctattttcagACATATTGCCTGGAAAATATAGAGTTGAG GTGAAAAGTATTTCACCGGAAGCCGCATCTGATGAAGACAGTTGGTGCTGGGACCGTAGCTCCATTGATGTGAATGTCGGAACTGAGGATATCAAAGGGATTGAATTTGTCCAGAAAGGTTACTGGATTAATATTATCTCCACTCATGAGGTGGACGCTAGAATCGCTCATCCTGATGGATCGCCTACTAGTTTGAAAATCAAG AAAGGTTCACAGAAAATATGCATTGAGTCACCTGGAGGGCATGAGCTTCAGCTTTCTGACTCATGCATGTCCTTTGGGAGCAATTCAATAAAGATAGATGTCTCAAATCCacag CCTATTCATCTGAAAGCAGAGAAGTACCTCCTCAAAGGTCTGATAAATGTGGAGTCTAGTTCAACTATTGAGTCGGAATTGCAAGAGAATTTCATTGTTGACATTCAAGACAAGAAAGGGAATGTTATCAACACTATTGCTGCCAAACTTGCATCTGATGGAAGTGGCGTTTATGAGTACTACACCTGGGCTAGTCTTGGTGAAAAGATTAGCTTTGTTCCTCAAGATTCTAG GGGTAatgtagagaagaagatgttgtttTACCCTAAAGAGATTCAT GCTGTAGTGTCAAAAGATGGATGTCAAGCTTCTGTTTCTCCATTTACTGGTCGGCTTGGTCTTTACATACAAGGATCagtctctcctcctcttcctggTGTTAATATTAAGATTTTTGCGGCAAAGGACAGCCTTATTTCTTCACTTAAGAAAGGGGAAATAGCTATTGAAACAAGCACTTTATCAGCTGGTTCATTTGTTGCTGGGCCTTTGTATGACGATATACCATATGCCACTGAAGCTTCAAAG CCTGGCTACCATATTAAAAGGTTAGGACCATATTCCTTCTCCTGCCAGAAGCTTGGTCAGATCTCTGTGCGTGTAAACTCAAAGGACAATGCTGAGACATCAATACCTccactgttgttatcattaAGTGGCGATCATGGTTACAGAAATAATTCCATATCTGGCGCTGGTGGACTCTTTGTGTTTGATAGCTTATTCCCTGGAAATTTCTACTTGCGTCCCCTTCTTAAG GAATATTCTTTCAAACCTTCAACACTGGCTATAGAACTGAATTCTGGGGAATCCAGTGAAGCTGTCTTTGAGGCTACTCGTGTTGCCTACAG TGCAATGGGTAGAGTCGCTCTTCTATCGGGCCAGCCACAAGAAGGTGTTGCAATTGAAGCTCGCTCTGACTCCAAAGGATACTATGAGGAGACTACAAGCGATATTAATGGAAATTATCGACTGAGAGGGTTACATCCAGATACAGCATATGTAATTAAAGTGTCGAAGAAAATTGGTTCAGCCAACAATCAAATTGAACGTGCATCTCCAGAGTCGGTTTCTCTTcag ATTGGTTATGAAGATATCAATGGGCTCGACTTTTTGGTATTTGAACAACCAGAAACGACCATATTGACATGCCATGTCGaaggaaaacaaaacgaaGATCTAAACTCGAATCTGCTAGTGGAGATCAAATCAGCCATTGATAAATCTAAGATAGAGAATGTCTTTCCACTACCACTCTCCAACTTCTTCCAAGTAAAAGGCTTACCCAAAGGTAAGCACCTTGTGCAGCTTAAATCCAGTCGTCCTTTGATCTCCCACAAAGTAGAATCAGAGATTATTGAAGTTGATTTCGAGACCAATGCCCAAATCCATATTGGTCCACTTCGATACAGCATTGTGGCAGATCATCAGAGTCAG GAAGTGACACCTGCAGCTATATTGCCACTGGTTATTGGAGTTTCGGCAATTGCTCTATTCCTCAGCATCCCCAG gttgaaagaCATCTACCAAGCCACGGTTGGAATTTCGTCTCCCGGGTTCACTACATCTGCCAAGAGAGAACCTCGAAAAGCTGTTGCTAGAAAGAAGACGTTCTGA
- a CDS encoding F-box/associated interaction domain protein (CONTAINS InterPro DOMAIN/s: F-box associated interaction domain (InterPro:IPR017451); BEST Arabidopsis thaliana protein match is: F-box family protein (TAIR:AT1G71320.1); Has 422 Blast hits to 419 proteins in 26 species: Archae - 0; Bacteria - 0; Metazoa - 0; Fungi - 0; Plants - 420; Viruses - 0; Other Eukaryotes - 2 (source: NCBI BLink).), translating into MIESTYLAKKRLVRHPNPKLLVLRLEMSSDRCSRTLFLETYSKDHHDHINIFIHSYTSPVPYPKYSTYDTVGQIMGYCNGIVCIYDLGYIYLINPATRKLRILSPEFLREYTGRTGWSNDLPINVGFGRDMVTGTYKVILMYLFDRNFVKTEALNLKNGERRYVYFPISYGQLGNDKRSIFANGSLYWLPKPDVDFYTNQLIKLAAIDLHTETFRYVPLPSWYTKYCKSVYLWSLKDSLCVSDVLQNPSVDVWSLQQEEPSVKWEKMFSVNILSTNCLDANFWKLCLAAYYFRSTGRDPANNTLDQVPDDHCTNVLYTEKLGSSV; encoded by the exons ATGATCGAATCTACCTATCTCGCCAAGAAACGTCTTGTCCGACACCCAAATCCAAAACTCCTTGTTCTTCGATTGGAAATGTCTAGTGATCGTTGTTCAAGAACCCTATTTTTGGAAACTTATTCAAAAGATCATCACGACCACATAAACATCTTTATTCATTCTTACACATCTCCAGTTCCATATCCCAAATATTCTACTTATGATACAGTTGGTCAAATAATGGGGTATTGCAACGGAATAGTCTGCATCTACGATCTCGGTTACATTTATCTGATTAACCCCGCAACGAGAAAACTCCGGATTCTTTCTCCCGAGTTTTTGCGAGAGTATACAGGCCGCACTG gttGGTCGAATGATTTGCCAATTAATGTGGGATTTGGAAGAGACATGGTTACAGGAACATACAAAGTAATCTTGATGTATTTATTCGATCGTAATTTTGTCAAGACCGAAGccttaaacctaaaaaatGGCGAACGAAGATACGTATATTTCCCCATTTCTTACGGTCAACTTGGCAATGATAAAAGATCAATCTTTGCAAATGGATCGCTTTATTGGTTGCCAAAGCCAGACGTTGATTTTTACACTAATCAACTAATAAAGCTGGCAGCCATCGATCTTCACACAGAAACATTTCGTTATGTGCCACTACCGAGTTGGTACACCAAATACTGCAAAAGTGTGTACTTATGGAGTCTAAAAGATAGTTTATGTGTATCTGATGTGCTACAAAATCCGAGTGTGGACGTATGGAGTTTGCAGCAAGAAGAGCCTAGTGTGAAGTGGGAAAAGATGTTTTCAGTTAATATCTTAAGCACGAATTGTTTAGACGCAAACTTTTGGAAGCTCTGTCTAGCTGCTTATTATTTTAGGTCGACCGGAAGAGATCCAGCTAATAATACTTTAGATCAGGTCCCCGATGATCACTGCACCAACGTTTTGTATACGGAGAAATTGGGTTCTTCGGTCTAG
- a CDS encoding heme binding protein (heme binding; FUNCTIONS IN: heme binding; INVOLVED IN: oxidation reduction; LOCATED IN: endomembrane system; EXPRESSED IN: 23 plant structures; EXPRESSED DURING: 13 growth stages; CONTAINS InterPro DOMAIN/s: Cytochrome c-552/DMSO reductase-like, haem-binding domain (InterPro:IPR019020); Has 36 Blast hits to 36 proteins in 12 species: Archae - 0; Bacteria - 0; Metazoa - 0; Fungi - 0; Plants - 34; Viruses - 0; Other Eukaryotes - 2 (source: NCBI BLink).), whose protein sequence is MLQLVVVAWLLIFTAETVVPHQESGEWSCESDSEIQVLADFRPGIITLDGHNDDWKDIDGSEFPLRPALDPDSDHEYDAGKMTVKALHDGRDIYFLLEIDGNYAYDKGENNKCPSVALMFQIGDQATYHNMGGCKEGTDSCTSKACRGFEVDIMHFSIGNAIPGRLYGGNPIDNGEGNGGDRFGHLVDIYAWNPHCRYLDGLGPSGNDSSAQNDWHGAWWHSSFTTLSGYVEEDSPYTPDGKKGTYYFEFSRPLRTMDRLQQDVQFTLGSPAKMSVAFWYPVDSKPWHGSGHYTINCDWTPLDISSGSSSGLTASTVKGSSDGASITAILLSMISLVFSGFIAYRLFSPRNVPFTPMENNL, encoded by the exons atgcttCAGCTCGTGGTTGTAGCGTGGCTCTTGATTTTCACGGCGGAGACGGTTGTACCTCACCAGGAATCCGGCGAATGGAGTTGTGAATCGGACTCGGAGATTCAGGTCTTAGCCGATTTCAGACCGGGGATTATCACCCTCGATGGTCACAACGATGACTGGAAGGACATTGACGGCTCCGAGTTCCCGCTCCGACCTGCACTTGATCCGGACTCCGATCACGAGTATGACGCCGGGAAGATGACAGTCAAG GCACTACATGATGGTCGAGATATCTACTTTCTTCTGGAGATTGATGGAAATTACGCTTATGATAAAGG TGAAAACAACAAGTGTCCTTCAGTGGCTCTCATGTTCCAAATTGGTGATCAAGCTACTTATCACAAT ATGGGTGGTTGTAAAGAAGGGACAGACTCATGTACCAGCAAGGCTTGCAGAGGCTTCGAGGTTGATATTATGCATTTCTCCATTGGAAATGCTATTCCAGGACGGCTTTACGGTGGTAATCCAATAGACAACGGGGAAGGAAATGGAGGTGACAG ATTTGGTCATCTGGTTGACATTTATGCATGGAATCCACATTGTCGGTACCTTGATGGTCTTGGACCCTCAG GAAATGATTCCAGTGCACAGAACGATTGGCATGGAGCGTGGTGGCACAGCAGCTTCACCACTCTATCAG GTTATGTAGAGGAAGACAGCCCTTACACGCCAGATGGCAAGAAAGGAACTTACTATTTTGAGTTTTCAAGGCCCTTGAGGACAATGGACCGTCTCCAACAG GATGTTCAGTTCACGCTTGGCTCGCCGGCCAAAATGTCCGTCGCATTCTGGTACCCAGTGGACAGCAAACCATGGCATGGATCAGGACACTACACGATCAACTGCGATTGGACACCGCTAGATATCTCCTCGGGGTCTTCTTCGGGTCTCACGGCTTCAACTGTCAAGGGCTCTAGCGATGGGGCCAGCATTACAGCCATTTTGTTGTCCATGATATCTCTTGTGTTTTCGGGTTTTATTGCATATAGGCTATTTAGTCCCAGGAACGTTCCATTCACACCCATGGAAAACAATCTGTAG